In Bradyrhizobium guangxiense, the following are encoded in one genomic region:
- a CDS encoding ABC transporter permease, whose product MKQFWKSMLKSPSGVIGLIILLLAISVAVFGPMLFPNSPWRMVQRPFLPPFTLSTVPLGTDALGRDVFAGMIFGARVSLLVGLVSTLVALVVGVPIGAMAGYFGGKVDDALMRFTEFFQTIPSFALAIVLVAILQPSIYSIVASIAVVSWPPVARLVRGEVLSLRTREYVQAAVVTGQSNSWIILREILPNALSPVIVLASLMVATAILLESSLSFLGLGDPNLISWGYMVGAGRTVIRQAWWITVFPGVAILISVLGLNLIGEGLNDALNPRLSREGR is encoded by the coding sequence ATGAAACAGTTCTGGAAATCGATGCTGAAGAGCCCGAGCGGCGTCATCGGGCTCATCATCCTGCTGCTCGCGATCTCGGTCGCCGTGTTCGGGCCGATGCTGTTCCCGAACTCGCCCTGGCGCATGGTGCAGCGGCCGTTCCTGCCGCCCTTCACGCTGTCGACCGTGCCGCTCGGCACCGACGCGCTCGGCCGCGACGTGTTTGCCGGCATGATCTTCGGCGCCCGCGTCTCGCTGCTGGTCGGCCTCGTCTCGACCCTGGTCGCACTGGTCGTCGGCGTGCCGATCGGCGCCATGGCCGGCTATTTCGGCGGCAAGGTCGACGACGCCCTGATGCGCTTCACCGAGTTCTTCCAGACCATTCCGAGCTTCGCGCTCGCCATCGTGCTGGTCGCGATCCTGCAGCCCTCGATCTACTCGATCGTGGCCTCGATCGCGGTGGTGAGCTGGCCGCCGGTCGCCCGCCTCGTGCGCGGCGAGGTGCTGTCGCTGCGCACGCGCGAATACGTCCAGGCGGCCGTGGTGACCGGCCAGAGCAACAGCTGGATCATCCTGCGCGAGATTCTGCCCAACGCATTGTCGCCGGTGATCGTGCTGGCCTCGCTGATGGTAGCGACCGCGATCCTCCTGGAATCCTCGCTGTCCTTCCTCGGCCTCGGCGATCCCAATCTGATCTCCTGGGGCTACATGGTCGGCGCCGGCCGCACCGTGATCCGCCAGGCCTGGTGGATCACCGTGTTTCCCGGCGTCGCCATCCTGATCTCGGTGCTCGGGCTGAATCTGATCGGCGAAGGCCTCAACGACGCGCTCAATCCGCGCCTGTCGCGGGAGGGACGCTGA
- a CDS encoding ABC transporter permease → MLSFVAQRIVKGVIVLLAIVVLNFFLIRLAPGDPAIVMAGEAGASDQVFVKQLREKFGLDKPLPEQLFIYVKGIVTLDLGFSFRQQAPVAKLISERLPATLLLTLIAFAISLALGILFGTFAARFAGTFLDTAITVFALIFYAMPIFWVALMGILLFSVTMDWLPSFGYETVGANLTGFAHTVDVAKHLIMPAMTLGLFFMATYTRMTRASMLEVKRLDFVKTARAKGLSDAVIQRRHVLRNALLPVVTLAGVHSGTLIGGAVITETVFAWPGIGRLMYDALLQRDYNLLLGVFVICSAMVLIFNLITDLVYRLVDPRIEFAS, encoded by the coding sequence ATGCTCTCTTTCGTCGCTCAGCGTATCGTGAAGGGCGTGATCGTCCTGCTCGCGATCGTCGTCCTCAATTTCTTCCTGATCCGGCTTGCGCCCGGCGACCCCGCGATCGTGATGGCGGGGGAAGCCGGCGCCAGCGACCAGGTCTTCGTCAAGCAGCTCCGGGAGAAGTTCGGCCTCGACAAGCCGCTGCCCGAACAGCTCTTCATCTACGTCAAGGGCATCGTGACGCTCGACCTCGGCTTCTCCTTCCGCCAGCAAGCTCCGGTCGCAAAACTGATCAGCGAGCGGCTGCCGGCGACGCTGCTGTTGACCTTGATCGCCTTCGCGATCTCGCTCGCGCTCGGCATCCTGTTTGGCACCTTCGCCGCGCGTTTTGCCGGGACTTTTCTCGATACCGCGATCACCGTGTTCGCGCTGATCTTCTACGCCATGCCGATCTTCTGGGTGGCGCTGATGGGCATCCTACTGTTCTCCGTCACCATGGATTGGCTGCCGAGCTTCGGCTACGAGACGGTCGGCGCCAATCTCACGGGCTTCGCCCATACGGTCGACGTCGCAAAGCACCTGATCATGCCGGCTATGACGCTCGGCCTGTTCTTCATGGCGACCTACACCCGCATGACGCGCGCCTCGATGCTGGAGGTGAAGCGGCTCGACTTCGTCAAGACCGCGCGCGCCAAGGGCCTTTCCGACGCCGTGATCCAGCGCCGCCACGTGCTGCGCAACGCGCTGCTGCCGGTGGTGACGCTGGCCGGCGTGCATTCCGGCACGCTGATCGGCGGCGCCGTCATCACCGAGACAGTGTTCGCCTGGCCCGGCATCGGGCGACTGATGTACGACGCGCTGCTGCAGCGCGACTACAACCTGCTGCTCGGCGTGTTCGTCATCTGCTCCGCCATGGTGCTGATCTTCAATCTCATCACCGACCTCGTCTATCGACTGGTCGACCCACGCATCGAATTCGCCTCATGA
- a CDS encoding ABC transporter substrate-binding protein: MPKRVLLGLLLACGLTAPALAQEPKTGGVINAVIQPEPPGLMLAQVQNGPTQMVSGNIFEGLLRYSPKLEPLPELAESWSVSDDAKTYTFKLKKGVTWHDGKPFTAADVLFSMEMLKQTHARARTNLAQVDKIETPDDYTVVFTLKQPFGPFLGIFEVGSMPIVPKHLYEGTDWKTNPYNNAPVGTGPFMFKEWQKGSFIRLVKNPNYHEKGKPYLDEIYWQIIPDAAARSVAYETGKVDVLPGGSVENFDVPRLSKLKDTCVTGAGWEFFSPLAWLWLNNRQGPLADKRVRQAIMYAIDRDFAKDVIWNGLGKVATGPSASTIKYYTDDVKKYPYDPARAKALLKEAGYKGEKIRLLPLAYGETWQRWGEAVKQNLQDVGMTIETIATDVAGGNQKIGDWDYDIAFTYLYQYGDPALGVGRNYISSNIAKGQVFNNVEGYSNPEIDKLFADGAIATPDSKRKEIYEKAQKILVEDVPVAWMLELQFPTITRCKVKNLITTGIGVNDGFKDAWLDK, translated from the coding sequence ATGCCAAAACGAGTGTTGCTTGGTCTCCTCCTGGCTTGCGGCCTCACGGCCCCGGCGCTGGCGCAAGAGCCGAAGACGGGGGGCGTGATCAATGCCGTGATCCAGCCCGAGCCGCCCGGCCTGATGCTGGCGCAGGTCCAGAACGGCCCGACCCAGATGGTCTCAGGCAACATCTTCGAAGGGCTGCTGCGCTATAGCCCCAAGCTCGAGCCGCTGCCGGAGCTTGCCGAAAGCTGGAGCGTCAGCGACGACGCCAAGACCTACACCTTCAAGCTGAAGAAGGGCGTCACCTGGCATGACGGCAAGCCCTTCACCGCCGCCGACGTCCTGTTCTCGATGGAGATGCTGAAGCAGACGCATGCCCGTGCCCGCACCAATTTGGCGCAGGTCGACAAAATCGAGACGCCTGACGACTATACGGTGGTGTTCACGCTGAAGCAGCCGTTCGGCCCGTTCCTCGGCATCTTCGAGGTCGGCTCGATGCCGATCGTGCCGAAGCATCTCTATGAAGGCACCGACTGGAAGACGAACCCCTACAACAACGCGCCGGTGGGTACCGGTCCCTTCATGTTCAAGGAATGGCAGAAGGGCTCGTTCATTCGCCTGGTCAAGAACCCGAACTACCATGAGAAGGGCAAACCCTATCTCGACGAGATCTATTGGCAGATCATTCCCGACGCCGCGGCGCGCTCGGTGGCGTACGAGACCGGCAAGGTCGACGTGCTGCCCGGCGGCTCGGTCGAGAATTTCGACGTGCCGCGCCTGTCGAAGCTGAAGGACACCTGCGTCACCGGCGCGGGCTGGGAGTTCTTCTCGCCGCTGGCCTGGCTGTGGCTGAACAACCGACAGGGTCCGCTCGCCGACAAGCGGGTGCGGCAGGCGATCATGTATGCGATCGACCGCGATTTCGCCAAGGACGTGATCTGGAACGGGCTCGGCAAGGTCGCAACCGGCCCGTCCGCCTCGACCATCAAATATTACACCGACGACGTGAAGAAATATCCGTACGATCCGGCCAGGGCCAAGGCGCTCCTGAAGGAAGCCGGCTACAAGGGCGAGAAGATCCGCCTGTTGCCGCTCGCTTATGGCGAGACCTGGCAGCGCTGGGGTGAAGCGGTGAAGCAGAACCTCCAGGACGTCGGCATGACCATCGAGACCATCGCCACCGACGTTGCCGGCGGCAACCAGAAGATCGGCGACTGGGATTACGACATCGCCTTCACCTATCTCTACCAGTATGGCGATCCCGCGCTCGGGGTCGGCCGCAACTACATCTCCAGCAACATCGCCAAGGGCCAGGTCTTCAACAACGTCGAGGGCTATTCCAACCCGGAGATCGACAAGCTGTTTGCCGACGGCGCGATTGCCACGCCGGATTCCAAGCGCAAGGAGATCTACGAGAAGGCGCAGAAGATCCTGGTCGAAGACGTGCCGGTGGCCTGGATGCTCGAGCTGCAATTCCCGACCATCACGCGCTGCAAGGTCAAGAACCTGATTACCACGGGGATCGGGGTCAATGACGGCTTCAAGGACGCATGGCTCGACAAGTGA
- the irr gene encoding Fur family transcriptional regulator Irr, with the protein MDIQASNIPAVDDSGPDLAALELPPDAAVQHCLQLLGNAGLRPTRQRLALGQLLFLNGHRHVTAESLYDEAMAANAYLSLATVYNTLNQFTEAGLLRRIAADGIKSFFDTDTSVHPHFYLEGEDVLVDVAEGLAFTKIPEALPGHEIARLDVIVHLRRKRT; encoded by the coding sequence ATGGACATCCAGGCCTCGAATATCCCTGCAGTCGACGATAGCGGTCCTGATCTCGCCGCCCTCGAGCTCCCGCCGGATGCAGCCGTACAGCACTGCCTGCAATTGCTCGGCAACGCCGGCCTGCGCCCGACGCGTCAGCGCCTCGCGCTGGGCCAGTTGCTGTTCCTGAACGGTCATCGTCATGTCACCGCCGAGAGCCTCTATGACGAGGCGATGGCGGCGAACGCCTATCTGTCGCTCGCGACCGTCTACAACACGCTGAACCAGTTCACCGAGGCCGGACTGCTGCGCCGGATCGCCGCCGACGGCATCAAGTCGTTCTTCGACACCGACACCTCAGTACATCCGCACTTCTACCTCGAAGGCGAGGATGTGCTGGTCGACGTTGCCGAAGGCCTCGCCTTCACCAAGATCCCCGAGGCGCTTCCCGGCCACGAAATCGCCCGGCTCGACGTCATTGTCCACCTGCGCCGCAAGCGGACCTAG
- a CDS encoding winged helix-turn-helix domain-containing tetratricopeptide repeat protein — MRFRFENNVLDGNLRELTCGGAAVPLQPQVFDLLLYLIAQRARVVSKGDLISQIWSDRIISDSALNSRINAARKALGDDGATQRLIKTIPRKGFRFVGDVREEAAASTVPAEARPAVPRVADRPAVAVLAFENMSGDPAQDYFGDGISEDILTALSKQRWFMVIARNSSFTYKGRAVHIRQIAEELGVRYVVEGSVRKAGNRLRITAQLNDANSGSHLWAERYDRELFDVFAVQDEITNAIAAAIEPQIHAAESFRAHSKAPASLDAWDLLMRALSHYWRGTRGDHETARTLLQRAIAIDPNYGQALSLLAANHMLGVHLGWAELATVAPMAEAAALAAVRCDHEDAWAHVALGSVYFSTRRLADAGSEFEQALALNPNFSLAQGYCALALSYAGRPKDSFEAAQRAIRLSPRDPSLAIYQGIAGYARFTERQYDEAITLAREAIRHRGDLTGAYRVLAVSAGMTGDDMLAKMALGELRRTQPGISLHWIATQLPWANEADCEHYLEGFRRAGLR, encoded by the coding sequence GTGCGATTTCGCTTTGAAAACAACGTGCTCGACGGCAACCTGCGGGAACTCACCTGCGGCGGGGCGGCCGTGCCGTTGCAGCCGCAAGTGTTCGATCTCTTGCTCTATCTCATCGCGCAACGGGCGCGTGTGGTCAGCAAGGGTGACCTGATCAGCCAGATCTGGAGCGATCGGATCATCTCGGATTCGGCGCTGAACAGCCGGATCAACGCCGCGCGCAAGGCGCTCGGCGACGACGGCGCGACACAGCGGCTGATCAAGACCATTCCACGCAAGGGCTTTCGCTTCGTCGGCGACGTCCGGGAGGAAGCGGCAGCGTCGACCGTGCCGGCCGAGGCCAGGCCGGCTGTTCCGCGCGTGGCCGACCGCCCGGCGGTCGCGGTGCTCGCCTTCGAGAACATGAGCGGCGATCCCGCACAGGACTATTTCGGCGACGGCATCAGCGAGGACATCCTCACCGCGCTGTCGAAGCAGCGCTGGTTCATGGTGATCGCCCGCAACTCGTCCTTCACCTACAAGGGACGCGCGGTCCACATCAGGCAGATCGCGGAGGAGCTAGGTGTCCGTTACGTCGTCGAAGGCAGCGTGCGCAAGGCGGGCAACCGGTTGCGCATCACCGCGCAGCTCAACGATGCCAATTCGGGCAGCCATCTGTGGGCCGAGCGCTATGACCGCGAGCTGTTCGACGTCTTCGCCGTCCAGGACGAGATCACCAACGCGATCGCGGCAGCGATCGAACCGCAGATCCATGCAGCGGAGAGTTTTCGCGCCCATAGCAAGGCGCCCGCGAGCCTGGACGCATGGGATCTCCTGATGCGGGCGCTGTCGCATTATTGGCGGGGGACGAGGGGCGATCACGAGACCGCACGGACGCTGCTCCAACGCGCGATCGCGATTGACCCGAACTACGGCCAGGCGCTGTCGCTGCTCGCGGCAAACCACATGCTCGGCGTGCATCTCGGCTGGGCCGAGCTCGCCACGGTGGCGCCGATGGCGGAGGCCGCCGCGTTGGCCGCGGTGCGCTGCGACCATGAGGACGCCTGGGCGCATGTCGCCCTCGGCAGCGTCTATTTTTCGACACGCAGGCTTGCGGACGCGGGGTCCGAGTTCGAGCAGGCGCTCGCGCTCAATCCGAACTTCTCGCTGGCCCAGGGCTATTGCGCGCTGGCGCTGTCCTATGCCGGCCGGCCGAAGGATTCATTCGAGGCCGCCCAAAGGGCGATCCGGCTGTCACCGCGCGACCCGTCGCTGGCGATCTATCAGGGTATCGCCGGTTATGCGCGTTTCACCGAACGCCAATATGACGAGGCCATCACGCTCGCGCGCGAGGCGATCCGCCATCGCGGCGATCTCACCGGCGCCTACCGCGTGCTCGCGGTCTCGGCCGGCATGACAGGCGACGACATGCTCGCGAAGATGGCGCTGGGCGAGCTGCGCCGCACCCAGCCGGGCATCTCGCTGCACTGGATCGCGACGCAGCTGCCATGGGCCAACGAGGCCGATTGCGAGCACTATCTCGAGGGATTCCGGCGCGCAGGATTGCGGTGA
- the mddA gene encoding methanethiol S-methyltransferase yields the protein MTQLDHQVHSIGPEVAGSRIFKLIAFLYGITAYLVFFVTVLYAIGFVMGLMVPKTIDTGTDAPTLEAVIINLLLMTLFAVQHSVMARKQFKAWWTQFVPKPVERSTYVLFASLSLLLLFWQWRPLPAVIWNVENPDLAVTLVTLSFAGWVLVFASTYLINHFELFGLHQVTNHLIGKESPPPRFKTPLLYNFVRHPIYLGFIIAFWAAPTMTAGHLLFAAVTTLYIFVGIALEEHDLIELFGDEYRQYKQRVSMLIPWRRSS from the coding sequence ATGACCCAACTTGATCACCAGGTTCATTCCATAGGCCCGGAGGTTGCGGGCTCACGCATATTCAAGCTCATCGCCTTTCTGTACGGAATTACGGCCTATCTCGTGTTTTTCGTCACCGTTCTCTACGCCATCGGCTTCGTCATGGGATTGATGGTGCCGAAGACCATCGACACCGGAACCGACGCGCCGACCCTCGAGGCGGTCATCATCAATCTACTCCTGATGACGCTGTTCGCCGTTCAGCACAGCGTGATGGCGCGCAAGCAGTTCAAGGCATGGTGGACGCAGTTCGTCCCCAAGCCGGTCGAGCGTTCGACCTACGTGCTGTTCGCGAGCCTGTCACTGCTCCTCCTGTTCTGGCAGTGGCGTCCGTTGCCTGCAGTCATATGGAACGTCGAGAATCCGGATCTCGCCGTGACTCTGGTCACGCTGTCCTTTGCAGGCTGGGTCCTGGTGTTCGCCAGCACCTACCTGATCAATCATTTCGAATTGTTCGGATTGCATCAGGTGACCAACCATCTGATCGGGAAGGAGTCGCCGCCGCCGCGCTTCAAGACGCCGCTGCTCTATAATTTCGTCCGCCATCCGATTTATCTCGGCTTCATCATTGCGTTCTGGGCGGCGCCGACCATGACCGCGGGCCATCTGCTGTTTGCGGCCGTCACCACGCTCTACATCTTCGTCGGCATCGCGTTGGAGGAGCACGACCTCATCGAGCTCTTCGGTGACGAATACCGGCAATACAAACAACGGGTGTCGATGCTTATTCCCTGGCGCCGGTCATCCTAA
- a CDS encoding GFA family protein, which translates to MKHVGNCFCGAVTIEVTGAPEAMGYCHCRSCRSWSGGPVNAFSLWKPEAVRVTEGAENIETFAKTPLSQRKYCKKCGGHLMTNPPPLGLVDVFSATIPTLAFAPGVHVNYAETVLPMRDGLPKLKDFPAEFGGSGEMMQE; encoded by the coding sequence ATGAAACATGTCGGAAACTGCTTCTGCGGCGCGGTGACGATCGAGGTCACGGGTGCACCGGAGGCGATGGGTTATTGCCATTGCCGGTCCTGCCGGTCGTGGTCGGGCGGCCCGGTCAACGCCTTCAGCTTGTGGAAGCCTGAAGCCGTGCGCGTCACCGAAGGCGCCGAGAATATCGAGACATTCGCCAAGACGCCGCTCAGCCAGCGCAAATATTGCAAGAAGTGCGGCGGTCATCTCATGACCAACCCCCCGCCGCTCGGCCTGGTCGACGTCTTCTCCGCCACCATCCCGACGCTCGCCTTCGCGCCCGGGGTTCACGTCAACTATGCCGAGACGGTGCTGCCGATGCGCGACGGCCTGCCCAAGCTGAAGGATTTTCCGGCCGAGTTCGGCGGCAGCGGCGAGATGATGCAGGAGTAG
- a CDS encoding cysteine rich repeat-containing protein: MKISVLAALLLAAPAPPAAAQSGPSPQEQMACRGDASKFCAEHIGKPPQMNACLRENKSKLSDSCRKVIESRGG, from the coding sequence ATGAAGATTTCGGTTCTTGCCGCGCTGCTGCTCGCCGCCCCCGCCCCGCCCGCTGCGGCGCAATCCGGTCCGTCGCCCCAGGAGCAAATGGCCTGCCGCGGCGACGCCAGCAAATTCTGCGCCGAACACATCGGCAAGCCGCCGCAGATGAACGCCTGCCTGCGTGAGAACAAGTCGAAGCTCTCGGACTCCTGCCGCAAGGTCATTGAATCGCGCGGCGGCTGA
- a CDS encoding sensor histidine kinase: MSEIAAKAPTKVPAKAAAKPARRRLLASRLVPYLLLQALIVVVTILGLRLLQPSDPDDFALSDFSAREDGLTRPVTLPHFTSSRSSLAAPPFYAVAFTFRSADAASGWSVSLPRFSNAVEVAVNGVVVLDSRRDANANRPDRNTPEIAAIPASLLRDGTNDITVRLFVWGPLKGFLDTVYVGPDVALRPAYETRTLLFVTLPVVFSAWQSILAVILAIMWLMRRHEPVYGVLAAAMLLGVVQAFAPPPVPPATVSRLAAVLLASAPIESALIVVFGVLFFGWRWPRYGTLLFVPGVVVFVVGLIGGPPLPRILFLVLGIPTVGLCLFLMACVTATAVVRRQDAASFTIGCAVTIVLTCWVQDMLTVLEITTNDRIFVSRLSYSAMLVAIGAGLTWRFARALNQVDSFAGQLVTRVREAEERLKASFAREEERARAAALANERTRLMRDLHDGLGGQLVSIVALSERGHEGATITDAARAALKDLRLVIDSMDDIGGDLMLALGSWRERATAQLRPHDITLDWRVATPQGVPLHPELRPWHVIQIVRILDEAVTNAVKHAQPRRIAVTIDTFDAGQGPYGVISVTDDGNGFALNGNGEAGRNGQTARGLRNMRSRAARCGAVLDLSSDASGTRVRLQLPQRFPDSDMAVG; encoded by the coding sequence GTGAGCGAGATCGCGGCCAAAGCACCGACGAAGGTACCTGCGAAGGCGGCGGCCAAACCCGCGCGTCGACGGCTGCTGGCTTCGCGCCTCGTGCCCTATCTCCTGCTCCAGGCCCTGATCGTGGTCGTCACCATTCTTGGGCTTCGACTGCTGCAGCCGAGCGACCCTGATGATTTCGCGTTGAGCGATTTTTCGGCGCGGGAAGACGGCCTGACCCGCCCCGTGACGCTGCCGCATTTCACGTCATCGCGCTCCTCCCTGGCCGCCCCGCCGTTCTATGCCGTCGCCTTCACGTTCCGGAGCGCCGATGCGGCATCGGGCTGGTCGGTGTCCCTGCCACGATTCAGCAACGCAGTGGAGGTCGCCGTCAACGGCGTCGTCGTGCTCGACTCCCGGCGCGACGCCAACGCCAACCGGCCCGACCGCAACACGCCCGAGATCGCAGCCATCCCAGCTTCGCTATTGCGCGATGGCACCAACGATATCACGGTGCGGCTGTTCGTGTGGGGGCCGCTCAAGGGCTTTCTCGACACCGTCTATGTCGGGCCGGACGTCGCATTGCGTCCGGCCTATGAGACGCGCACGCTGCTGTTCGTCACCCTGCCGGTGGTGTTCTCCGCCTGGCAATCGATCCTGGCCGTCATCCTCGCGATCATGTGGCTGATGCGGCGTCACGAACCGGTCTATGGCGTGCTGGCCGCCGCGATGCTGCTCGGCGTGGTGCAGGCGTTCGCGCCGCCGCCGGTGCCGCCGGCCACGGTATCCCGGCTCGCCGCGGTGCTGCTGGCCTCCGCGCCGATCGAGAGTGCGCTGATCGTGGTGTTCGGCGTGCTGTTCTTCGGCTGGCGCTGGCCACGCTACGGCACGCTGCTGTTCGTGCCCGGTGTCGTAGTGTTCGTGGTCGGGCTGATCGGGGGGCCGCCGCTGCCGCGCATCCTCTTCCTGGTGCTCGGCATTCCCACCGTCGGGCTCTGCCTGTTCCTGATGGCCTGCGTCACGGCGACCGCCGTGGTGCGGCGGCAGGACGCGGCGAGCTTCACGATCGGCTGCGCAGTGACTATCGTGCTGACCTGCTGGGTGCAGGACATGCTCACCGTGCTCGAGATCACGACCAATGATCGCATCTTCGTCTCGCGCCTGTCCTATTCGGCCATGCTGGTCGCGATCGGCGCCGGGCTGACCTGGCGCTTCGCCCGCGCGCTGAACCAGGTCGACAGTTTTGCCGGCCAGCTCGTGACGAGGGTGCGGGAGGCCGAGGAGCGGCTGAAGGCGAGCTTTGCCCGCGAGGAGGAGCGCGCGCGCGCCGCCGCGCTCGCTAATGAGCGCACGCGCCTGATGCGTGACCTGCATGACGGCCTCGGCGGCCAGCTCGTCAGCATCGTCGCGCTCTCGGAACGTGGCCATGAGGGCGCGACCATCACGGATGCCGCCCGTGCCGCGCTGAAGGATCTGCGTCTCGTCATCGATTCCATGGACGACATCGGCGGCGACCTGATGCTCGCCCTCGGCTCCTGGCGCGAGCGCGCGACGGCGCAATTGCGGCCGCACGACATCACGCTCGACTGGCGCGTGGCGACGCCGCAAGGCGTGCCGCTGCATCCCGAGCTCAGGCCATGGCACGTCATCCAGATCGTGCGCATCCTCGACGAAGCCGTGACCAATGCGGTCAAGCACGCGCAGCCCCGCCGCATCGCGGTCACCATCGATACGTTCGACGCAGGCCAGGGGCCGTATGGCGTGATCAGCGTGACCGATGACGGGAACGGCTTTGCGCTGAACGGCAATGGCGAGGCCGGACGCAACGGTCAGACCGCGCGCGGCCTGCGCAACATGAGAAGCCGCGCGGCACGCTGCGGCGCGGTGCTCGATCTGAGTTCCGATGCAAGCGGCACGCGGGTGCGGCTGCAATTGCCGCAGCGTTTTCCCGACAGCGACATGGCCGTGGGCTGA
- a CDS encoding response regulator transcription factor, whose protein sequence is MTEQGETGETITILLVEDDAPTCWRLQDALVKAGYEVRSAGTLGEARSTLADGAPRVLLTDLRLPDGHGVELIREMRRRFPDTEIMVISALGDEESVISAITVGATGYLLKDAFPTDIATTVRDLVAGHSPISASIARFIVRRTQGAAQNSAEPSPGPALNTARLTPREIDILWGIAKGFSYAEIASHLGLSKQTVPGHIKNIYRKLEVHTRSEAVFEAVQQGLIKL, encoded by the coding sequence ATGACCGAACAGGGCGAGACGGGTGAAACCATCACCATCCTCCTCGTCGAGGACGACGCGCCGACCTGCTGGCGGCTGCAGGACGCGCTGGTCAAGGCCGGCTACGAGGTGCGCAGCGCCGGCACGCTCGGCGAGGCCCGTTCCACCCTTGCCGACGGCGCGCCCCGTGTGCTGCTGACCGATCTGCGGCTACCCGACGGCCACGGCGTCGAGCTGATTCGCGAGATGAGGCGGCGCTTCCCTGACACCGAGATCATGGTGATCTCGGCGCTCGGGGACGAGGAAAGCGTGATCTCCGCGATCACGGTCGGCGCCACCGGTTATCTGCTCAAGGACGCCTTCCCCACCGACATTGCCACCACCGTGCGCGATCTGGTCGCCGGTCATTCGCCGATCTCGGCCTCGATCGCGCGCTTCATCGTGCGCAGAACACAAGGTGCCGCGCAGAATTCGGCGGAGCCGTCCCCCGGACCCGCACTCAACACGGCCCGGCTGACACCGCGCGAGATCGACATCCTCTGGGGCATCGCAAAGGGCTTCAGCTATGCCGAGATCGCCAGCCATCTCGGCCTCTCCAAGCAGACCGTGCCCGGCCATATCAAGAACATCTATCGCAAGCTCGAGGTGCACACGCGCAGCGAAGCGGTGTTCGAGGCGGTGCAGCAGGGCCTGATCAAGCTGTGA